A genomic segment from Synchiropus splendidus isolate RoL2022-P1 chromosome 18, RoL_Sspl_1.0, whole genome shotgun sequence encodes:
- the tpd52l2b gene encoding tpd52 like 2b isoform X8: protein MDPASQDINLNSPNKGLGVDHSDSLSDVPVEGAVGNSTNPLPPGLTEEEAEELRIELSKVEEEINTLRQVLSAKERHATELKRKLGLSPLNELKQNLTKSWQDVQTSNAYLSASATLDDITRSEAYKKTQETLSQAGQKTSAALSTVGTALTKRLGDMRALPFSNSFSNYSIRHSISMPAMRNSATFKSFEDKVGNLKYRVVGPKGNGDAVGSPTDTTPTQENPPF, encoded by the exons ATGGACCCCGCCAGTCAAG ATATCAATTTGAACTCTCCCAACAAAGGTCTTGGTGTGGATCATTCTGACAGCTTGTCTGATGTGCCAGTGGAGGGAGCAGTGGGAAACTCCACCAACCCTCTCCCACCAGGCCTGAcggaagaggaggcagaggagctcCGCATTGAACTCTCCAAG gtggaggaggagatcaaCACTCTTCGTCAGGTTCTGTCAGCCAAGGAGAGACACGCCACAGAGCTCAAGAGGAAACTCGGCCTCAGCCCGCTCAATGAGCTCAAGCAGAACCTCACAAAGAGCTGGCAAGACGTGCAAACATCGAATGC ATATCTGTCTGCCTCAGCCACTTTGGATGACATTACCCGCTCGGAAGC GTACAAAAAGACTCAGGAGACTCTCTCCCAGGCCGGACAGAAGACCAGTGCGGCGCTCTCCACAGTGGGCACGGCCCTCACCAAGAGGCTGGGCGACATGAG GGCGCTACCCTTCTCTAATTCTTTTAG CAACTATTCCATTCGCCACTCGATAAGTATGCCCGCCATGAG GAACTCTGCTACTTTCAAGTCATTTGAAGATAAAGTTGGGAACCTGAAG TACAGGGTCGTGGGCCCCAAGGGGAACGGCGACGCGGTGGGCTCCCCGACTGACACCACCCCAACTCAGGAGAACCCGCCTTTCTGA
- the tpd52l2b gene encoding tpd52 like 2b isoform X10, with amino-acid sequence MDPASQDINLNSPNKGLGVDHSDSLSDVPVEGAVGNSTNPLPPGLTEEEAEELRIELSKVEEEINTLRQVLSAKERHATELKRKLGLSPLNELKQNLTKSWQDVQTSNAYKKTQETLSQAGQKTSAALSTVGTALTKRLGDMRALPFSNSFSNYSIRHSISMPAMRNSATFKSFEDKVGNLKYRVVGPKGNGDAVGSPTDTTPTQENPPF; translated from the exons ATGGACCCCGCCAGTCAAG ATATCAATTTGAACTCTCCCAACAAAGGTCTTGGTGTGGATCATTCTGACAGCTTGTCTGATGTGCCAGTGGAGGGAGCAGTGGGAAACTCCACCAACCCTCTCCCACCAGGCCTGAcggaagaggaggcagaggagctcCGCATTGAACTCTCCAAG gtggaggaggagatcaaCACTCTTCGTCAGGTTCTGTCAGCCAAGGAGAGACACGCCACAGAGCTCAAGAGGAAACTCGGCCTCAGCCCGCTCAATGAGCTCAAGCAGAACCTCACAAAGAGCTGGCAAGACGTGCAAACATCGAATGC GTACAAAAAGACTCAGGAGACTCTCTCCCAGGCCGGACAGAAGACCAGTGCGGCGCTCTCCACAGTGGGCACGGCCCTCACCAAGAGGCTGGGCGACATGAG GGCGCTACCCTTCTCTAATTCTTTTAG CAACTATTCCATTCGCCACTCGATAAGTATGCCCGCCATGAG GAACTCTGCTACTTTCAAGTCATTTGAAGATAAAGTTGGGAACCTGAAG TACAGGGTCGTGGGCCCCAAGGGGAACGGCGACGCGGTGGGCTCCCCGACTGACACCACCCCAACTCAGGAGAACCCGCCTTTCTGA
- the tpd52l2b gene encoding tpd52 like 2b isoform X9: MDPASQDINLNSPNKGLGVDHSDSLSDVPVEGAVGNSTNPLPPGLTEEEAEELRIELSKVEEEINTLRQVLSAKERHATELKRKLGLSPLNELKQNLTKSWQDVQTSNAYKKTQETLSQAGQKTSAALSTVGTALTKRLGDMRALPFSNSFSSNYSIRHSISMPAMRNSATFKSFEDKVGNLKYRVVGPKGNGDAVGSPTDTTPTQENPPF, encoded by the exons ATGGACCCCGCCAGTCAAG ATATCAATTTGAACTCTCCCAACAAAGGTCTTGGTGTGGATCATTCTGACAGCTTGTCTGATGTGCCAGTGGAGGGAGCAGTGGGAAACTCCACCAACCCTCTCCCACCAGGCCTGAcggaagaggaggcagaggagctcCGCATTGAACTCTCCAAG gtggaggaggagatcaaCACTCTTCGTCAGGTTCTGTCAGCCAAGGAGAGACACGCCACAGAGCTCAAGAGGAAACTCGGCCTCAGCCCGCTCAATGAGCTCAAGCAGAACCTCACAAAGAGCTGGCAAGACGTGCAAACATCGAATGC GTACAAAAAGACTCAGGAGACTCTCTCCCAGGCCGGACAGAAGACCAGTGCGGCGCTCTCCACAGTGGGCACGGCCCTCACCAAGAGGCTGGGCGACATGAG GGCGCTACCCTTCTCTAATTCTTTTAG TAGCAACTATTCCATTCGCCACTCGATAAGTATGCCCGCCATGAG GAACTCTGCTACTTTCAAGTCATTTGAAGATAAAGTTGGGAACCTGAAG TACAGGGTCGTGGGCCCCAAGGGGAACGGCGACGCGGTGGGCTCCCCGACTGACACCACCCCAACTCAGGAGAACCCGCCTTTCTGA
- the tpd52l2b gene encoding tpd52 like 2b isoform X11 — MDPASQDINLNSPNKGLGVDHSDSLSDVPVEGAVGNSTNPLPPGLTEEEAEELRIELSKVEEEINTLRQVLSAKERHATELKRKLGLSPLNELKQNLTKSWQDVQTSNAYLSASATLDDITRSEAYKKTQETLSQAGQKTSAALSTVGTALTKRLGDMRNSATFKSFEDKVGNLKYRVVGPKGNGDAVGSPTDTTPTQENPPF, encoded by the exons ATGGACCCCGCCAGTCAAG ATATCAATTTGAACTCTCCCAACAAAGGTCTTGGTGTGGATCATTCTGACAGCTTGTCTGATGTGCCAGTGGAGGGAGCAGTGGGAAACTCCACCAACCCTCTCCCACCAGGCCTGAcggaagaggaggcagaggagctcCGCATTGAACTCTCCAAG gtggaggaggagatcaaCACTCTTCGTCAGGTTCTGTCAGCCAAGGAGAGACACGCCACAGAGCTCAAGAGGAAACTCGGCCTCAGCCCGCTCAATGAGCTCAAGCAGAACCTCACAAAGAGCTGGCAAGACGTGCAAACATCGAATGC ATATCTGTCTGCCTCAGCCACTTTGGATGACATTACCCGCTCGGAAGC GTACAAAAAGACTCAGGAGACTCTCTCCCAGGCCGGACAGAAGACCAGTGCGGCGCTCTCCACAGTGGGCACGGCCCTCACCAAGAGGCTGGGCGACATGAG GAACTCTGCTACTTTCAAGTCATTTGAAGATAAAGTTGGGAACCTGAAG TACAGGGTCGTGGGCCCCAAGGGGAACGGCGACGCGGTGGGCTCCCCGACTGACACCACCCCAACTCAGGAGAACCCGCCTTTCTGA
- the tpd52l2b gene encoding tpd52 like 2b isoform X12, whose amino-acid sequence MDPASQDINLNSPNKGLGVDHSDSLSDVPVEGAVGNSTNPLPPGLTEEEAEELRIELSKVEEEINTLRQVLSAKERHATELKRKLGLSPLNELKQNLTKSWQDVQTSNAYKKTQETLSQAGQKTSAALSTVGTALTKRLGDMRNSATFKSFEDKVGNLKYRVVGPKGNGDAVGSPTDTTPTQENPPF is encoded by the exons ATGGACCCCGCCAGTCAAG ATATCAATTTGAACTCTCCCAACAAAGGTCTTGGTGTGGATCATTCTGACAGCTTGTCTGATGTGCCAGTGGAGGGAGCAGTGGGAAACTCCACCAACCCTCTCCCACCAGGCCTGAcggaagaggaggcagaggagctcCGCATTGAACTCTCCAAG gtggaggaggagatcaaCACTCTTCGTCAGGTTCTGTCAGCCAAGGAGAGACACGCCACAGAGCTCAAGAGGAAACTCGGCCTCAGCCCGCTCAATGAGCTCAAGCAGAACCTCACAAAGAGCTGGCAAGACGTGCAAACATCGAATGC GTACAAAAAGACTCAGGAGACTCTCTCCCAGGCCGGACAGAAGACCAGTGCGGCGCTCTCCACAGTGGGCACGGCCCTCACCAAGAGGCTGGGCGACATGAG GAACTCTGCTACTTTCAAGTCATTTGAAGATAAAGTTGGGAACCTGAAG TACAGGGTCGTGGGCCCCAAGGGGAACGGCGACGCGGTGGGCTCCCCGACTGACACCACCCCAACTCAGGAGAACCCGCCTTTCTGA
- the tpd52l2b gene encoding tpd52 like 2b isoform X7 — protein sequence MDPASQDINLNSPNKGLGVDHSDSLSDVPVEGAVGNSTNPLPPGLTEEEAEELRIELSKVEEEINTLRQVLSAKERHATELKRKLGLSPLNELKQNLTKSWQDVQTSNAYLSASATLDDITRSEAYKKTQETLSQAGQKTSAALSTVGTALTKRLGDMRALPFSNSFSSNYSIRHSISMPAMRNSATFKSFEDKVGNLKYRVVGPKGNGDAVGSPTDTTPTQENPPF from the exons ATGGACCCCGCCAGTCAAG ATATCAATTTGAACTCTCCCAACAAAGGTCTTGGTGTGGATCATTCTGACAGCTTGTCTGATGTGCCAGTGGAGGGAGCAGTGGGAAACTCCACCAACCCTCTCCCACCAGGCCTGAcggaagaggaggcagaggagctcCGCATTGAACTCTCCAAG gtggaggaggagatcaaCACTCTTCGTCAGGTTCTGTCAGCCAAGGAGAGACACGCCACAGAGCTCAAGAGGAAACTCGGCCTCAGCCCGCTCAATGAGCTCAAGCAGAACCTCACAAAGAGCTGGCAAGACGTGCAAACATCGAATGC ATATCTGTCTGCCTCAGCCACTTTGGATGACATTACCCGCTCGGAAGC GTACAAAAAGACTCAGGAGACTCTCTCCCAGGCCGGACAGAAGACCAGTGCGGCGCTCTCCACAGTGGGCACGGCCCTCACCAAGAGGCTGGGCGACATGAG GGCGCTACCCTTCTCTAATTCTTTTAG TAGCAACTATTCCATTCGCCACTCGATAAGTATGCCCGCCATGAG GAACTCTGCTACTTTCAAGTCATTTGAAGATAAAGTTGGGAACCTGAAG TACAGGGTCGTGGGCCCCAAGGGGAACGGCGACGCGGTGGGCTCCCCGACTGACACCACCCCAACTCAGGAGAACCCGCCTTTCTGA
- the tpd52l2b gene encoding tpd52 like 2b isoform X3 has protein sequence MTSIKELFCQVSHKSEPRPQAMSLPTDLSALQGMVQPAEREAALAVLEKQLTCPICREIFNKPVVILPCQHNLCRKCANELYQPSLFQARTTMMVNSGRFRCPSCKFDVVLDRHGVYGLQRNLLVENIIDIYKEEVSNPKGFPMPSPPLEAAASVTCSDHEGEKVNIFCVTCQVPTCSLCKVFGAHQSCQVAPLTDIHQQQKDELSREINSLKLMTIRVQALVGELEESRRSVEESCDVQRQMVRDKFDRMFSILEEKRKVMTQQISSEEEEKTGSSLVLMRRYGDRAAANSKLLEQARSSMEEADVAEFVQSSRELITQVLAAAHNCQAETPEPAVENMSHYRYNFRRQERALRSVDFDKDEEDSPEEFEDEPEPAEPDGPPEQDAEIKPSLDSCVGRPEGVQEQTLVFTAEAAEVPPPEPVIRSVCPTPVMDCEEMLEVDNLPGAEDMSAEVVGQTKYKQDEEREHVMSDVDGGCATKTHSEQNTYEEPEGMSTQQISI, from the exons ATGACGTCAATCAAA GAGCTCTTCTGCCAAGTGAGTCACAAGTCTGAGCCACGTCCACAGGCCATGTCGCTTCCCACCGACCTGAGTGCGCTGCAGGGGATGGTCCAGCCAGCAGAGCGGGAGGCAGCTCTGGCCGTGCTGGAGAAGCAGCTCACCTGCCCCATCTGCCGTGAGATCTTCAACAAACCGGTGGTCATCCTGCCCTGCCAGCATAACCTTTGCAGGAAGTGTGCCAACGAGCTCTACCAG CCCTCTTTGTTCCAGGCTCGAACCACCATGATGGTCAACAGCGGGCGTTTCCGGTGCCCGTCCTGCAAGTTCGATGTGGTTCTGGACCGCCACGGTGTTTACGGTTTGCAGCGCAACCTGCTGGTGGAGAACATCATTGACATTTACAAGGAGGAAGTCAGCAACCCCAAAGGCTTCCCCAT GCCGAGTCCACCGCTGGAAGCTGCTGCCAGTGTGACCTGCTCAGATCATGAGGGGGAGAAAGTCAACATCTTCTGTGTGACCTGCCAGGTCCCCACCTGCTCCCTCTGTAAGGTGTTTGGGGCCCATCAGTCGTGTCAGGTGGCTCCTCTGACCGAcatccaccagcagcagaag GATGAGCTGAGCAGAGAAATCAACTCCCTCAAGTTGATGACCATCAGAGTCCAGGCTTTGGTCGGCGAGCTGGAGGAGTCGCGCCGAAGCGTAGAG GAGAGCTGCGACGTCCAGAGGCAGATGGTGCGCGACAAATTTGACAGAATGTTTTCCATCCTGGAGGAAAAACGGAAG GTGATGACTCAGCAAATCagctcggaggaggaggagaagaccgGGAGCAGCCTGGTACTGATGCGTCGCTATGGAGACCGTGCAGCGGCCAACAGCAAACTGCTGGAGCAAGCGAGGAGCAGCATGGAGGAGGCAGACGTCGCTGAGTTCGTGCAG AGCTCTCGAGAGCTGATCACACA AGTCCTGGCAGCCGCTCACAACTGTCAAGCAGAGACACCTGAACCCGCGGTGGAGAACATGAGCCACTACAGATATAACTTTCGCCGACAGGAGCGAGCGCTGAGGAGCGTGGACTTCGACaaag ATGAAGAAGACAGTCCTGAGGAGTTTGAGGATGAGCCAGAGCCAGCAGAACCCGACGGTCCACCAGAGCAGGATGCTGAAATAAAGCCAAGTCTGGACTCTTGTGTCGGCAGACCGGAAGGTGTCCAGGAGCAGACGCTGGTTttcacagcagaagcagcagaggtTCCACCACCTGAACCGGTCATACGTTCTGTCTGTCCCACGCCGGTGATGGATTGTGAGGAGATGTTGGAGGTGGATAACCTCCCTGGTGCTGAAGACATGAGCGCAGAGGTAGTGGGCCAAACTAAGTACAAGCAGGACGAGGAGCGAGAGCACGTGATGAGTGATGTTGATGGTGGATGCGCGACCAAGACCCACTCAGAACAAAACACATATGAAGAACCAGAAGGGATGAGTACACAGCAG ATATCAATTTGA
- the tpd52l2b gene encoding tpd52 like 2b isoform X5, protein MPSLFQARTTMMVNSGRFRCPSCKFDVVLDRHGVYGLQRNLLVENIIDIYKEEVSNPKGFPMPSPPLEAAASVTCSDHEGEKVNIFCVTCQVPTCSLCKVFGAHQSCQVAPLTDIHQQQKDELSREINSLKLMTIRVQALVGELEESRRSVEESCDVQRQMVRDKFDRMFSILEEKRKVMTQQISSEEEEKTGSSLVLMRRYGDRAAANSKLLEQARSSMEEADVAEFVQSSRELITQVLAAAHNCQAETPEPAVENMSHYRYNFRRQERALRSVDFDKDEEDSPEEFEDEPEPAEPDGPPEQDAEIKPSLDSCVGRPEGVQEQTLVFTAEAAEVPPPEPVIRSVCPTPVMDCEEMLEVDNLPGAEDMSAEVVGQTKYKQDEEREHVMSDVDGGCATKTHSEQNTYEEPEGMSTQQAVTLIFYLLAFLLLLQRFWAYIGFFICT, encoded by the exons ATG CCCTCTTTGTTCCAGGCTCGAACCACCATGATGGTCAACAGCGGGCGTTTCCGGTGCCCGTCCTGCAAGTTCGATGTGGTTCTGGACCGCCACGGTGTTTACGGTTTGCAGCGCAACCTGCTGGTGGAGAACATCATTGACATTTACAAGGAGGAAGTCAGCAACCCCAAAGGCTTCCCCAT GCCGAGTCCACCGCTGGAAGCTGCTGCCAGTGTGACCTGCTCAGATCATGAGGGGGAGAAAGTCAACATCTTCTGTGTGACCTGCCAGGTCCCCACCTGCTCCCTCTGTAAGGTGTTTGGGGCCCATCAGTCGTGTCAGGTGGCTCCTCTGACCGAcatccaccagcagcagaag GATGAGCTGAGCAGAGAAATCAACTCCCTCAAGTTGATGACCATCAGAGTCCAGGCTTTGGTCGGCGAGCTGGAGGAGTCGCGCCGAAGCGTAGAG GAGAGCTGCGACGTCCAGAGGCAGATGGTGCGCGACAAATTTGACAGAATGTTTTCCATCCTGGAGGAAAAACGGAAG GTGATGACTCAGCAAATCagctcggaggaggaggagaagaccgGGAGCAGCCTGGTACTGATGCGTCGCTATGGAGACCGTGCAGCGGCCAACAGCAAACTGCTGGAGCAAGCGAGGAGCAGCATGGAGGAGGCAGACGTCGCTGAGTTCGTGCAG AGCTCTCGAGAGCTGATCACACA AGTCCTGGCAGCCGCTCACAACTGTCAAGCAGAGACACCTGAACCCGCGGTGGAGAACATGAGCCACTACAGATATAACTTTCGCCGACAGGAGCGAGCGCTGAGGAGCGTGGACTTCGACaaag ATGAAGAAGACAGTCCTGAGGAGTTTGAGGATGAGCCAGAGCCAGCAGAACCCGACGGTCCACCAGAGCAGGATGCTGAAATAAAGCCAAGTCTGGACTCTTGTGTCGGCAGACCGGAAGGTGTCCAGGAGCAGACGCTGGTTttcacagcagaagcagcagaggtTCCACCACCTGAACCGGTCATACGTTCTGTCTGTCCCACGCCGGTGATGGATTGTGAGGAGATGTTGGAGGTGGATAACCTCCCTGGTGCTGAAGACATGAGCGCAGAGGTAGTGGGCCAAACTAAGTACAAGCAGGACGAGGAGCGAGAGCACGTGATGAGTGATGTTGATGGTGGATGCGCGACCAAGACCCACTCAGAACAAAACACATATGAAGAACCAGAAGGGATGAGTACACAGCAG GCTGTCACGCTCATCTTCTACCTGCTGgccttcctgctcctcctgcagagGTTCTGGGCTTATATCGGCTTCTTCATCTGCACATAA
- the tpd52l2b gene encoding tpd52 like 2b isoform X6, whose product MMVNSGRFRCPSCKFDVVLDRHGVYGLQRNLLVENIIDIYKEEVSNPKGFPMPSPPLEAAASVTCSDHEGEKVNIFCVTCQVPTCSLCKVFGAHQSCQVAPLTDIHQQQKDELSREINSLKLMTIRVQALVGELEESRRSVEESCDVQRQMVRDKFDRMFSILEEKRKVMTQQISSEEEEKTGSSLVLMRRYGDRAAANSKLLEQARSSMEEADVAEFVQSSRELITQVLAAAHNCQAETPEPAVENMSHYRYNFRRQERALRSVDFDKDEEDSPEEFEDEPEPAEPDGPPEQDAEIKPSLDSCVGRPEGVQEQTLVFTAEAAEVPPPEPVIRSVCPTPVMDCEEMLEVDNLPGAEDMSAEVVGQTKYKQDEEREHVMSDVDGGCATKTHSEQNTYEEPEGMSTQQAVTLIFYLLAFLLLLQRFWAYIGFFICT is encoded by the exons ATGATGGTCAACAGCGGGCGTTTCCGGTGCCCGTCCTGCAAGTTCGATGTGGTTCTGGACCGCCACGGTGTTTACGGTTTGCAGCGCAACCTGCTGGTGGAGAACATCATTGACATTTACAAGGAGGAAGTCAGCAACCCCAAAGGCTTCCCCAT GCCGAGTCCACCGCTGGAAGCTGCTGCCAGTGTGACCTGCTCAGATCATGAGGGGGAGAAAGTCAACATCTTCTGTGTGACCTGCCAGGTCCCCACCTGCTCCCTCTGTAAGGTGTTTGGGGCCCATCAGTCGTGTCAGGTGGCTCCTCTGACCGAcatccaccagcagcagaag GATGAGCTGAGCAGAGAAATCAACTCCCTCAAGTTGATGACCATCAGAGTCCAGGCTTTGGTCGGCGAGCTGGAGGAGTCGCGCCGAAGCGTAGAG GAGAGCTGCGACGTCCAGAGGCAGATGGTGCGCGACAAATTTGACAGAATGTTTTCCATCCTGGAGGAAAAACGGAAG GTGATGACTCAGCAAATCagctcggaggaggaggagaagaccgGGAGCAGCCTGGTACTGATGCGTCGCTATGGAGACCGTGCAGCGGCCAACAGCAAACTGCTGGAGCAAGCGAGGAGCAGCATGGAGGAGGCAGACGTCGCTGAGTTCGTGCAG AGCTCTCGAGAGCTGATCACACA AGTCCTGGCAGCCGCTCACAACTGTCAAGCAGAGACACCTGAACCCGCGGTGGAGAACATGAGCCACTACAGATATAACTTTCGCCGACAGGAGCGAGCGCTGAGGAGCGTGGACTTCGACaaag ATGAAGAAGACAGTCCTGAGGAGTTTGAGGATGAGCCAGAGCCAGCAGAACCCGACGGTCCACCAGAGCAGGATGCTGAAATAAAGCCAAGTCTGGACTCTTGTGTCGGCAGACCGGAAGGTGTCCAGGAGCAGACGCTGGTTttcacagcagaagcagcagaggtTCCACCACCTGAACCGGTCATACGTTCTGTCTGTCCCACGCCGGTGATGGATTGTGAGGAGATGTTGGAGGTGGATAACCTCCCTGGTGCTGAAGACATGAGCGCAGAGGTAGTGGGCCAAACTAAGTACAAGCAGGACGAGGAGCGAGAGCACGTGATGAGTGATGTTGATGGTGGATGCGCGACCAAGACCCACTCAGAACAAAACACATATGAAGAACCAGAAGGGATGAGTACACAGCAG GCTGTCACGCTCATCTTCTACCTGCTGgccttcctgctcctcctgcagagGTTCTGGGCTTATATCGGCTTCTTCATCTGCACATAA
- the tpd52l2b gene encoding tpd52 like 2b isoform X2, with protein MTSIKELFCQGMVQPAEREAALAVLEKQLTCPICREIFNKPVVILPCQHNLCRKCANELYQPSLFQARTTMMVNSGRFRCPSCKFDVVLDRHGVYGLQRNLLVENIIDIYKEEVSNPKGFPMPSPPLEAAASVTCSDHEGEKVNIFCVTCQVPTCSLCKVFGAHQSCQVAPLTDIHQQQKDELSREINSLKLMTIRVQALVGELEESRRSVEESCDVQRQMVRDKFDRMFSILEEKRKVMTQQISSEEEEKTGSSLVLMRRYGDRAAANSKLLEQARSSMEEADVAEFVQSSRELITQVLAAAHNCQAETPEPAVENMSHYRYNFRRQERALRSVDFDKDEEDSPEEFEDEPEPAEPDGPPEQDAEIKPSLDSCVGRPEGVQEQTLVFTAEAAEVPPPEPVIRSVCPTPVMDCEEMLEVDNLPGAEDMSAEVVGQTKYKQDEEREHVMSDVDGGCATKTHSEQNTYEEPEGMSTQQAVTLIFYLLAFLLLLQRFWAYIGFFICT; from the exons ATGACGTCAATCAAA GAGCTCTTCTGCCAA GGGATGGTCCAGCCAGCAGAGCGGGAGGCAGCTCTGGCCGTGCTGGAGAAGCAGCTCACCTGCCCCATCTGCCGTGAGATCTTCAACAAACCGGTGGTCATCCTGCCCTGCCAGCATAACCTTTGCAGGAAGTGTGCCAACGAGCTCTACCAG CCCTCTTTGTTCCAGGCTCGAACCACCATGATGGTCAACAGCGGGCGTTTCCGGTGCCCGTCCTGCAAGTTCGATGTGGTTCTGGACCGCCACGGTGTTTACGGTTTGCAGCGCAACCTGCTGGTGGAGAACATCATTGACATTTACAAGGAGGAAGTCAGCAACCCCAAAGGCTTCCCCAT GCCGAGTCCACCGCTGGAAGCTGCTGCCAGTGTGACCTGCTCAGATCATGAGGGGGAGAAAGTCAACATCTTCTGTGTGACCTGCCAGGTCCCCACCTGCTCCCTCTGTAAGGTGTTTGGGGCCCATCAGTCGTGTCAGGTGGCTCCTCTGACCGAcatccaccagcagcagaag GATGAGCTGAGCAGAGAAATCAACTCCCTCAAGTTGATGACCATCAGAGTCCAGGCTTTGGTCGGCGAGCTGGAGGAGTCGCGCCGAAGCGTAGAG GAGAGCTGCGACGTCCAGAGGCAGATGGTGCGCGACAAATTTGACAGAATGTTTTCCATCCTGGAGGAAAAACGGAAG GTGATGACTCAGCAAATCagctcggaggaggaggagaagaccgGGAGCAGCCTGGTACTGATGCGTCGCTATGGAGACCGTGCAGCGGCCAACAGCAAACTGCTGGAGCAAGCGAGGAGCAGCATGGAGGAGGCAGACGTCGCTGAGTTCGTGCAG AGCTCTCGAGAGCTGATCACACA AGTCCTGGCAGCCGCTCACAACTGTCAAGCAGAGACACCTGAACCCGCGGTGGAGAACATGAGCCACTACAGATATAACTTTCGCCGACAGGAGCGAGCGCTGAGGAGCGTGGACTTCGACaaag ATGAAGAAGACAGTCCTGAGGAGTTTGAGGATGAGCCAGAGCCAGCAGAACCCGACGGTCCACCAGAGCAGGATGCTGAAATAAAGCCAAGTCTGGACTCTTGTGTCGGCAGACCGGAAGGTGTCCAGGAGCAGACGCTGGTTttcacagcagaagcagcagaggtTCCACCACCTGAACCGGTCATACGTTCTGTCTGTCCCACGCCGGTGATGGATTGTGAGGAGATGTTGGAGGTGGATAACCTCCCTGGTGCTGAAGACATGAGCGCAGAGGTAGTGGGCCAAACTAAGTACAAGCAGGACGAGGAGCGAGAGCACGTGATGAGTGATGTTGATGGTGGATGCGCGACCAAGACCCACTCAGAACAAAACACATATGAAGAACCAGAAGGGATGAGTACACAGCAG GCTGTCACGCTCATCTTCTACCTGCTGgccttcctgctcctcctgcagagGTTCTGGGCTTATATCGGCTTCTTCATCTGCACATAA